One Archangium violaceum genomic window, GCCCCACCTGGTCCAACACGCGCCACTCGCTGAGCAACGTGCGGCTCCTGCAGAAGGACTTCCAGGTCAAGCTGCGCAACGTCTACTCGTTCTTCACCATCTACGCGAACATCGACGGCTTCTCCCCGGCCCGCGGCAACGCGGACGCCACCGAGGTGCCCTGGCTCGCCATCCGCCGCAGCACCGGCTGGCGTGAGCCCAAGCAGCGCACGGTGCTGGACCGGTGGATACTGTCCGAGGTGCAGCTCGCGGTGCGCGACGTGACGCGGGCGCTGGACACCTACCAGGTGTACGAGGCCGCCCAGCGGCTGGTGGTGCTGGTGGACGCGCTCTCCAACTGGTACCTGCGCCGCAGCCGCGAGCGCTTCTGGGGACCGGGCCTGGAGCAGGACAAGCTGGACGCGTACTTCACCCTGTACGAGGCGCTCACCAGCATCGCCGCGCTGTCGGCCCCCTTCATCCCCTTCTTCGCCGAGGAGATGTGGGGCAACCTGGTGGTCCGTCCCTGGCCCACGTCGCAGCCGGCGAGCGTCCACCTGGGCCGCTTCCCCGAGGCGGACATGCGCCTGGTGGACGAGGCGCTGTCCACGGAGATGGGCGCGGTGCGCGAGCTGGTGTCGCTGGGCCTCAAGGTGCGCACGGACAACAAGCTCAAGGTGCGCCAGCCGCTGTCGCACGCGGACGTCATCCTCGCGCGCCGCGAGCTGCAGGAGCGCGTGGCCGTCTACCAGGAGCTCATCGCGGACGAGCTGAACGTCCACGAGGTGCGCTTCCTCGAGGAGGGCCGGGAGGCGGACGTGGTGCGCTACAAGGTGCGGCCCAACCTGCGCGCGATGGGCAGCCGCCTGGGCCCCAAGCTGGCCCCGGTGCGCAAGGCGTTCGACGCCGCCGACAGCCGGCTGCTCCAGCGGGAGCTGACACGTGAGGGCAAGGTGGCGCTCACCGTCGACGGTGAGGCCATGGTGTTCCCCGCCGAGGAGTTGGAGGTGCTGGTGGAGGCAAACCCCGGCTACGCGGCGGCGGGCGCGGGAGTGGGCGTGGTGGTGCTCCACACCGAGCTGACCGAGGCGCTCGTGGACGAGGGCCTGGTGCGTGAGCTGCTCGCCCGGGTGCAGGCGGCGCGCAAGGACATGGCGCTCGGCTACACGGACCGCATCCGCCTGTGGGTGGACGGGGATGCACGGGTGCGCAAGGTGACGCAGGAGGCGCGCGAGTCCATCTCGCGCGAGACGCTCGCCTCGGAGCTGAACGTGGGTCCCGAGGGCCTCACCGGCCAGGAGGAGGAGCTCAGCCTCAACGGCCTGCCCGCGCGAATCCGCGTCGAGCGCGCCTGACGGGAAAAGGGGAAGGGGGCACTCCAGGATTGGACGATGCCTCCTTCCCACCGGCTAAAGAGCGGACATTTCGGGCCAGCTCATGCGGCCCCAGTCGGGCCGGGCGGCGGCCCGAGTTCCAGCGGATCCCAGACGAGCTCCTCGGTGGGCACCAGCGTCATGTTGGTGAACCCGTGGCGCTCCACGAAGCGAGCGAAGCGCTCGGAGACGACCAGGCGACCCGTCAGCCCCCTGGGGCGGAAGATGTCCTCTCCCCACCAGGTGCCGGGCTCCAGGGTGAAGCCGTAGATGGCGTTCTTGGTCGCATTACGACATTCCTCGCACGTTGGCGGTTCGTCGGCGTAGCGGATGCGGCTGCGCGCCAGGTCCACCCCCGCGCCGCCGTAGCGAGCCGTGACGACCAGATACTGGGGAACGTGGGCGGGCTTGGGGCCTTTCCGCTTGCGGCGCACCCGTACCACCTCCACCGGGTGGAAGCCCTCCAACCCCGTGAACCCCTCCTCCCGGAAGGCCTGGACGAACCGCTCGGACATGAGCAGTTCATGCCCCGTGGGTTCGATGAAGTCTCCGAGCTCATCTCCGTGCAGGACCAGTTCGACGCGGTAGGGAGGAAGCCACTGCCTCATTCCAATGGGGCCACCGCATCGCGAGCAGTCGGCCCCCTCTCCGAGATTGACGGGCTCGAGCTGATCGACCTCGACATCATAACGAGACCAGAGCGCCCCCTTTTCCAAGACGAAGAAACGCGGAGAGGGAGCTGGCTCAGAAACCATTGGGGAACCTCGCGCGCATGGCCGGCCGATTGTAGATTTGCCGGAGGAAGGCCCGCAGAAGGTGTCAGAGGATTTGGCCGGCATATCGCCGCCACGGACCGCGTCCTCGACCGTAGGAGGACCAGCACATTACCGGAGATGCATACCTCGAAAGCGGTAGGCGCCGACTCAAATCCGCTGGTCCCTGCTCTGGGCGCCTGAAGGAGTGAACCTCAGGCGGGGAGCCCCTGGCGAAAGCACCCTGAACGACACAGGGCTGGTCGTCCGTCACCCATTACAATAGGATGTGCGGCGTCATGTCGCGCCTCCTACTTCTCCGGTCTACCCTGCTGCTCATGCTCGTGGCGCCCGTTGCAGCGGCCAGGGGCGCAGAGCCCGCCGAGCGCAACATCTACCTCTCGGACCACCCGGGGATGGAGCCCCCTCTGCTGTATGTCGCCGGCCGCATCGTGACGGTCCTCCGCTTCGAGCAGCCTTGTGACCCGACACGAACGAAGATGCTGGGCTGGGAAGGCCGCTTCGAGCCCGTGGTCTGTACCGGAACGTCGGTACTCCTGGTGCCGCTCCATGACCTCAAGCCCGAAGACCGGTTCCTCCTGCTGGTGACGCTCGCGGACGGGACGGAGCTTCCCTTCACGGTGACGTCTCGAAAGGGGCGCGACGGCGACCGGTCGGTGGATCAACAGGTCAACGTCTTCAGGGACCACACGGCCCCGCATGCGGTACTTGCATCCCTTCGCGATTCACTCGAGCGGGAGCAGAAGCTCCGGGAGGAGAACGAGCGCTACCGCAGGGAAGACTCGGTGAACCACGCACTCGCGGCGCTCCTGGCGAAGGGCGCTGAGAAACTGACGCCATTACAACTGCGGCAGAAGTGGTTGTTGAAGAGCCATGATGATGTGGAGATCCAGGTCTCCGTGCTCACGAGCAGGGACCAGGCCAAGGCAGCCGTGGTTTTCAACGTGCGCAACAACAGCACCGACAGGTCCTGGCAGTTGATGGAGGCTCGACTGTGGACCGAGTCTCGTGAGGAGCCAAGGCCGTTCGCGCTCCGCTCCAGCCGGGAGCAGTGGGGGCCAGGAGGAGAGAACGGGAAGATCGCCGTCGTCATGGACATGAGCGCCTTCGACTCGAAGACGGGTCCCGAGCGGCTCGTCCTCGAACTGTTCCGAGGAGACGGTCTACAGCAGGCCTACGTTCTTCTGGAAAAACGGATGATACGTTAGGAGATGCCGCAGCCCATGACCTCTACCCGAACCTTGTTTCTTGCCTCCTGCATTTTGCTCTGCACGTCCGCTGGCTGCGCAACCTCCGGTGGCGTGTCGATCCGACCAGATGGGAGTCCCGGGCCGGAGGACTGCCCGCCGAAGGCACTCGACACCATGCGAATTCTTCGCCTGCAAGTCGGAGATGGTGGGGACGTCGAGCTCGACGTGAACCAGACCGACGACAGCCCCATCACGCTGTACGAGGGTCCGGTTGAAAGCATGCTGAACAGCGGTCTCGGACTCCTCCCGGCCACCACCCGTCTGTACGGACGGGTCTGGACGGGTGGCCCGCAGGTGGTCATCCGGTACTATGAGGCACACCCACCAGACGGCGACCCCATTGCCTTCTGCGCCGTGGCTCGGCTCGCACGCGGGCAACTCAAGAAGAAACCCGAGTCCAAGCCCGGAATGGCCATCCTCGAGTTCTCCAGTGCAGGGGTCTACATCGTGAACTCGTTCCGCTGAACTCCGAAGGGAGCATTGAGAACGCCATATGGAGATGCTCCACAGAAGGTGTCAGAGGATTTGTACAGCACATCGCTGCCACGGACCGCCTCCTTGATTGGAGGAGGACCGGCCCATTGCCGGTGATGCCATCCTCGAAAGGCGGTAGGCGCCAAACTCGAATCGTCTGACACCTTCCCTGCGGCCCTCCTCGGCCTCTCTGCACCCTTCCTCCCCCTCAACAGAGCCCCATCTCTCTTATGCGTCCGTTTCGTTGCTCGATCTACGAAGGTTTTCGTTGACATGTACGAATGTCTTCGTAATATGGCGTGCACCCATCCCATTCCGCGCTCGGTCGGGGCTGCGCTTCGCGCGCGTGCCTGGGGCCGTGCATCGTCCCGAGGTGCTGCATGCGAACCCTCTTCTCCGTCCTGCTGCTGCTTGC contains:
- a CDS encoding DUF2381 family protein; amino-acid sequence: MSRLLLLRSTLLLMLVAPVAAARGAEPAERNIYLSDHPGMEPPLLYVAGRIVTVLRFEQPCDPTRTKMLGWEGRFEPVVCTGTSVLLVPLHDLKPEDRFLLLVTLADGTELPFTVTSRKGRDGDRSVDQQVNVFRDHTAPHAVLASLRDSLEREQKLREENERYRREDSVNHALAALLAKGAEKLTPLQLRQKWLLKSHDDVEIQVSVLTSRDQAKAAVVFNVRNNSTDRSWQLMEARLWTESREEPRPFALRSSREQWGPGGENGKIAVVMDMSAFDSKTGPERLVLELFRGDGLQQAYVLLEKRMIR